GCTCCTCGGGGCGCGTGAGCTGGCCGTGCAGCAGGCGGTGCAGGTAGTCGGCCTCGTGAGTTAGCAGCACGTCGGCCAGCGGCGGAGGGGTAGGGATGAAAAAATCGCTGGCCGTGGCCGTGCCCTCGTGCAACAGCTGCTCGGGCAGCAACTCATATTTCAGCATCGGGAAGCGGTGGCCAGGCGGTAGAGGCAGCACATAATTGGGGGCAAATGCGATATTCATGCAAGCAGTCGTCGGCGCGGCTAAAATGAAACGAAAGAAGGAACAGCCACTGTTAAACGGCTACCAAAAAGCGCCGTACTATTTCGGCACTATTTTGGAAGTATACGTCGGCTGCTTAGCCAATTAGCCGGCCGAAACAATCCGCATTGGCAAACGCAACGTACCTTTCCTCGCTATTTTGAGAAGTTATACTTTACACGCAGCCCTACCCTTCCCCACTCTTTTATTTTTATGGCTTCCCCGCATTTGTCCTCCTCCGTAGCGCGGCAGTACCGCCGCTCCTCCTTCAATGGTGCCAAGCAATTGAAAGCGGCTAGCGCGCCTACCTACCGAATATTAGTAGTAGTTGGGCTGCTGGTAGCGGCGCTGGTTGGCACGTTGGCTGTGGTGGCCTACGCGTTGGCCACCAGCCCCAAGTAGTCGGCACACCAGTTTTATTCGTCAAACAGGCTCCCCAACGCCCCGCCCAGCACGGTGCCGCTTTCTTTGCCGGCATTACCACCGTTGGGGGCCAGCGCCCGGATGAGCTTCTTGATGGGCATTGACTGAATCCAGACGCGGCCGGTGCCGCGCAGCGTAGCCAGCAGCAACCCCTCGCCCCCAAATATCATCGACTTGAGCCCCCCGGCGCGGGCCACGCTGAAGTCGATACTCGGTTCAAAAGCCACCACGCAGCCCGTGTCTACGCGCAGCAGCTCGTTGTTCAGACGCTTTTCGATGATGGTGCCGCCAGCGTGCACGAATGCCTTGCCGTCGCCGGTGAGCTTTTGCAGGATAAAGCCTTCACCGCCAAATAGCCCGGCCCCAAATTTCTGGTTGAAGTGCAGGCTGATTTGGGTGCCCCGCGCGGCGGCCAGGAAGCCATCCTTCTGCACGATGAGGCCCTGGGGCATGGTGCCCAGGTCAATGGGGATGATGGTGCCGGGGTAGGGCGCGGAAAATGCCACCCGACTCTTGCCCGCGCTGCCGCGGTGCGTGAAGTGGGTCAGAAACAGGCTTTCGCCCACGAGCAGCCGCGTGCCGGCCGAAAACAGCTTGCCCAGCAGGCCCTGGTCGGGAGCCGAGCCGTCGCCCATCTTGGTTTCAAACGCGATGGCCTCATCCATGTACACCATCGCACCGGCTTCGGCAATCACGGTTTCCTGAGGGTCCAGCTCTATTTCGAGCACCTGAATATCGGAGCCCAGAATGCGGTAATCAACGTCGTGGGAGCGCATACGCAGCGAAAAAAAAGGTGAGTGGCAAAGGTAAGCGGCGGCCCCAAGGCAGCCCTACCCCCCCTGTAGCGGCGCGGG
The genomic region above belongs to Hymenobacter psoromatis and contains:
- a CDS encoding TIGR00266 family protein yields the protein MRSHDVDYRILGSDIQVLEIELDPQETVIAEAGAMVYMDEAIAFETKMGDGSAPDQGLLGKLFSAGTRLLVGESLFLTHFTHRGSAGKSRVAFSAPYPGTIIPIDLGTMPQGLIVQKDGFLAAARGTQISLHFNQKFGAGLFGGEGFILQKLTGDGKAFVHAGGTIIEKRLNNELLRVDTGCVVAFEPSIDFSVARAGGLKSMIFGGEGLLLATLRGTGRVWIQSMPIKKLIRALAPNGGNAGKESGTVLGGALGSLFDE